In Oceanobacillus sp. FSL K6-2867, one DNA window encodes the following:
- a CDS encoding DUF2207 domain-containing protein, protein MKRLTYIGIIMLSIFVLAGWEDGERSFTIDEVNIDAQINEDGTIDVQEQFSYTFNGSFEGVTRSIHSGDQNFQAFLFEDGVLPEKTSNLESLKVEEEDSTYRIFTESSNETKHVLYTYTIKGSVNKYPDIAEFKYAFFDNSNETDLNNVQIVIHPPNQKMEDTHLFLHEDESGNLSNSDNGLVYTNSLLEAGEASMLRFIFPAGQLAGMELTKDSPMLDKILAEEKDYTERLENLDANMGKAVPIIWGLIGVLILTTLLVFFIHPYRYRGNKSEDALMRILEQTDPLFIKYLQNSLHLPHDSFIAGLFSLKQRGIVNLTEVPSAVKEGDRTFRFTWIKENKTVDMADAFLQSWLFTKSDSSGDYFLLEDLLDNKDEADKVIKEKAEQFEANFNRWAVLVEGREDYQGLHRKWKGYSLLSIPLLIISFILYNYFVTIDTVSQTAQWVLPLIAGLLTVVALIFNRNKWVNVIYYFIILMMTLIGFSFTSAVILASVFYFITFASLLIIPDYYWKNGVKEINYATFKGYWLFIRKRYPTGPDPSTLERRLEYAIVLGAGEKYGEQCGNAEQAMKWNNTYPLLHNPVHATTSFSPSNLILYTAALSSTSSMNSTSSPSSTGGGGAGAF, encoded by the coding sequence ATGAAGCGATTAACCTATATCGGAATTATAATGCTCTCTATTTTTGTTTTAGCAGGTTGGGAGGATGGAGAGCGCTCTTTTACTATTGATGAAGTAAATATAGATGCCCAAATCAATGAAGATGGAACAATTGATGTTCAGGAACAATTTTCGTACACATTTAATGGTTCCTTTGAGGGGGTTACGCGGTCGATTCACTCTGGTGACCAGAATTTTCAAGCATTTTTATTTGAAGATGGCGTTTTACCGGAGAAGACAAGTAATTTAGAATCGTTAAAAGTAGAAGAAGAGGATAGCACGTACCGTATTTTTACGGAATCATCGAATGAAACAAAGCATGTGCTGTATACCTATACGATAAAAGGGTCTGTCAACAAGTATCCAGACATTGCAGAGTTTAAATATGCCTTTTTTGATAATTCCAATGAAACAGATTTAAACAATGTACAAATTGTTATTCACCCGCCAAATCAAAAGATGGAAGATACGCACTTATTTTTACATGAGGATGAATCAGGAAATTTAAGCAATTCCGACAATGGCTTAGTGTATACAAATTCGCTGCTGGAAGCTGGTGAAGCGTCCATGCTTCGGTTTATCTTTCCAGCTGGCCAGTTAGCTGGTATGGAGCTCACAAAAGATTCACCGATGCTAGATAAGATTTTAGCAGAAGAAAAAGACTATACCGAACGGTTGGAAAATCTCGATGCTAATATGGGGAAAGCTGTACCAATCATTTGGGGATTAATTGGAGTGCTTATTTTAACAACACTTCTTGTATTTTTTATTCATCCATATCGCTATCGAGGGAATAAAAGTGAAGATGCATTGATGCGAATTCTTGAACAAACAGATCCCTTGTTTATAAAGTATTTGCAAAATAGTTTGCATTTGCCGCATGACAGCTTCATTGCAGGACTGTTTTCATTAAAGCAGCGTGGAATTGTCAATCTGACAGAGGTGCCTTCAGCCGTAAAAGAAGGTGATCGGACATTTCGTTTTACGTGGATAAAAGAAAATAAGACGGTTGACATGGCTGATGCATTTTTGCAATCCTGGCTATTTACAAAAAGTGATTCATCTGGGGATTACTTTTTACTGGAGGATTTGCTAGATAATAAAGACGAGGCAGATAAAGTTATAAAGGAAAAGGCAGAACAGTTTGAAGCGAATTTTAATAGGTGGGCTGTTTTGGTGGAAGGAAGAGAAGATTATCAAGGATTGCACCGTAAATGGAAAGGGTATTCCTTGCTATCGATACCACTGTTGATTATTTCGTTTATCCTTTATAATTATTTCGTTACGATTGATACAGTTAGTCAAACAGCACAGTGGGTACTGCCATTAATTGCAGGGTTATTAACAGTGGTTGCGTTGATATTTAATCGTAATAAGTGGGTAAATGTTATCTATTATTTTATTATTTTAATGATGACATTAATTGGATTTAGTTTTACATCAGCTGTAATTTTAGCTAGTGTTTTCTATTTCATTACTTTTGCGTCCTTACTGATTATTCCAGATTATTATTGGAAAAATGGAGTAAAAGAAATTAATTATGCGACTTTTAAAGGGTATTGGTTATTTATACGAAAACGTTACCCGACTGGACCTGATCCAAGTACACTAGAAAGAAGATTAGAATATGCAATTGTTTTAGGTGCGGGTGAAAAATATGGTGAGCAGTGCGGAAATGCTGAACAAGCTATGAAATGGAATAATACGTATCCATTGCTTCATAATCCAGTTCATGCAACAACTTCATTCAGCCCAAGCAATCTCATCCTGTATACTGCTGCTCTTTCTAGTACATCGAGCATGAACAGCACATCATCACCATCTTCAACTGGCGGCGGCGGTGCAGGAGCATTTTAG
- a CDS encoding ABC transporter permease, with the protein MFSYILRRLLMLIPVLIGMTLITFSIVHLIPGNPAQVILGETATANAIAELEKSMGLNEPYFVQYGHYLMDLVQGDLGTSLRSKAEISKEIWPYIAATFELTIFAMIFAVVVGVNAGIISAWKQNSWFDLLAMMVALIGVSMPIFWLALMEQWIFAQELGWLPAYGRQNSRDPIAAITHFYVLDSLIHLDFSRALTILKHLILPSIALGTIPMAIIARMTRSSMLEVMKSDYIRTVRAKGSGQFLVIYKHALKNAIIPVLTVIGLQTGVLLGGAILTETIFSWPGIGRYVYEAISYRDYPVIQSGILVIAFIFVLINLAVDILYKKIDPRIKY; encoded by the coding sequence ATGTTTTCCTATATTCTACGACGTCTATTAATGCTTATTCCCGTATTGATTGGTATGACATTGATTACTTTTTCGATTGTTCATCTCATTCCAGGAAACCCTGCACAGGTTATTTTAGGGGAAACTGCTACTGCAAATGCAATTGCAGAATTAGAAAAAAGCATGGGCTTAAATGAGCCTTATTTTGTTCAATATGGCCATTACTTAATGGATCTCGTACAAGGGGATTTGGGAACTTCTTTACGATCAAAAGCAGAAATATCCAAGGAAATATGGCCATACATAGCAGCTACCTTCGAGCTGACCATCTTTGCAATGATTTTTGCTGTTGTTGTAGGTGTGAATGCAGGAATTATTAGTGCCTGGAAACAAAACTCTTGGTTTGATCTACTGGCCATGATGGTAGCATTAATTGGCGTATCGATGCCGATTTTTTGGCTTGCATTAATGGAGCAGTGGATATTTGCCCAAGAACTAGGCTGGCTGCCTGCATATGGAAGGCAGAATAGCAGAGATCCAATCGCAGCGATAACACATTTTTATGTGCTGGATTCCTTGATTCATTTAGATTTTAGTCGTGCATTAACAATATTAAAGCATCTGATTTTGCCAAGTATTGCGCTTGGCACAATACCAATGGCGATTATTGCAAGAATGACACGATCCAGCATGCTGGAGGTGATGAAGTCCGATTATATTCGGACAGTTCGCGCTAAAGGGTCAGGGCAATTTTTAGTGATTTATAAGCATGCATTAAAAAATGCAATTATTCCTGTCTTAACGGTTATTGGTTTACAAACTGGTGTATTGCTTGGGGGTGCAATTTTAACAGAGACAATTTTTAGCTGGCCAGGTATTGGCAGGTATGTATATGAGGCGATAAGTTATCGGGATTACCCAGTTATTCAGTCGGGAATACTTGTCATCGCATTTATATTCGTCTTAATCAATTTAGCGGTAGACATTTTATATAAAAAAATTGATCCGCGGATTAAATATTAG
- a CDS encoding dipeptide ABC transporter ATP-binding protein, whose translation MSQQLRKPLLEIDGLKKYFPIKGGPLGRTVGEVKAVDDVSFTVFEGEILGIVGESGCGKSTTGKAILRLIEPTAGEVKFDDHDITHIHAEEMRKLRRDMQIIFQDPYASLNPRHTVEKIIGEPLLIHGMKNVKERTSRVKELLEVVGLSAYHASRYPHQFSGGQRQRIGIARALANNPKLIICDEPVSALDVSVQAQILNLMEALREEFNLTYIFIAHDLSVVKHISDRVGVMYLGRMVELTSKDKLYDEAKHPYTQALLSAVPDPDPDIKKERVILKGDVPSPADPPAGCAFHTRCPMAMDVCKSVRPAFLPVEDNHFVACHLYDGQQQNLSRINGL comes from the coding sequence ATGTCTCAACAATTACGGAAGCCATTATTGGAGATTGATGGTTTGAAGAAGTATTTCCCAATTAAAGGAGGTCCGCTCGGGCGAACAGTTGGTGAGGTAAAAGCAGTAGACGATGTAAGCTTTACCGTATTTGAAGGTGAGATATTAGGAATTGTAGGAGAATCAGGCTGTGGGAAGTCAACAACGGGTAAGGCGATCCTTCGTTTAATCGAACCGACTGCTGGAGAAGTAAAATTTGATGATCATGACATTACTCATATCCATGCCGAGGAAATGCGCAAGCTGCGGCGAGATATGCAAATTATTTTCCAGGACCCGTATGCCTCACTGAATCCAAGACATACCGTAGAAAAAATAATTGGTGAACCTTTATTAATTCATGGGATGAAAAATGTCAAAGAGCGAACAAGCCGTGTAAAGGAGCTTTTGGAGGTTGTTGGTTTAAGTGCTTATCATGCATCGAGATACCCACATCAATTTAGTGGCGGACAAAGACAGCGGATTGGAATCGCTAGAGCACTGGCAAATAATCCGAAATTAATCATTTGTGATGAACCAGTATCAGCTTTAGATGTTTCGGTACAAGCTCAGATTTTGAACTTGATGGAAGCCTTACGGGAAGAATTTAATCTCACATATATTTTTATTGCTCATGATTTAAGCGTTGTTAAGCATATTAGTGATCGTGTTGGCGTGATGTATTTAGGGAGAATGGTAGAGCTGACAAGTAAAGATAAATTGTATGATGAAGCAAAACATCCGTATACACAAGCTCTTTTATCTGCGGTACCTGATCCAGATCCCGATATAAAAAAAGAGCGGGTGATTTTAAAGGGAGATGTGCCAAGTCCAGCTGATCCACCAGCAGGATGTGCATTTCATACGAGATGCCCAATGGCAATGGATGTTTGCAAATCTGTACGACCAGCATTTTTACCTGTAGAGGATAATCATTTTGTTGCTTGCCATCTTTATGATGGACAGCAGCAAAATTTATCACGCATTAACGGGCTGTAA
- the nikC gene encoding nickel transporter permease → MEEKKNYSEQQIPNPAKSGQHIDSEEIEAISPWKDTIKRLQKNRFAIIGFVVILFFIVLGLAAPLLTSYSVEEQQLVNRLQPPSGEHWLGTDHLGRDIFTRIAYGARVSLQVGFFAVTGALIFGTLLGIIAGYFGRWVDMIISRIFDILLAFPSILLAIAIVAILGASLQNALIAIAVINIPIFGRLVRSRVISLREEEYIMAAKAQGMKNGRIIMHHILPNSVAPIIVQATLGFGTAILEAAALGFLGLGVQPPTPEWGQMLADARDFIQLAPWTLLAPGISIMLVVLGFNLIGDGLRDALDPKMKN, encoded by the coding sequence ATGGAAGAAAAAAAGAACTATTCAGAGCAGCAAATTCCTAATCCAGCTAAATCAGGGCAGCATATTGACTCAGAAGAGATTGAAGCGATATCACCATGGAAGGATACAATTAAGCGATTACAGAAAAATCGGTTTGCGATTATCGGATTTGTGGTTATTTTATTTTTTATTGTACTTGGTTTGGCCGCCCCGTTATTAACTTCCTATTCAGTGGAGGAACAGCAGCTGGTCAATCGATTACAACCTCCATCAGGGGAACACTGGCTTGGCACAGATCATTTAGGAAGAGATATTTTCACCCGTATCGCATATGGGGCCAGGGTGTCACTGCAAGTTGGCTTTTTCGCGGTAACAGGCGCTTTGATATTTGGAACTCTCCTCGGTATAATTGCTGGTTATTTCGGTCGGTGGGTTGATATGATTATTTCACGGATTTTTGATATTTTACTAGCCTTTCCAAGTATCTTATTAGCGATTGCGATTGTTGCTATTCTTGGTGCTTCCTTACAAAACGCATTAATAGCAATAGCTGTTATTAATATTCCGATTTTTGGCAGGCTTGTTCGTTCTCGTGTTATTAGTTTGCGAGAAGAAGAATATATTATGGCTGCCAAAGCACAGGGGATGAAAAACGGCAGAATTATTATGCATCATATTTTGCCTAACAGTGTCGCCCCTATTATTGTTCAAGCGACATTGGGATTCGGAACCGCAATACTTGAGGCCGCTGCACTTGGATTTCTCGGTCTTGGAGTTCAGCCGCCAACACCCGAATGGGGCCAGATGCTGGCAGACGCCCGAGACTTCATTCAGCTCGCACCTTGGACACTCCTAGCACCCGGTATTTCCATCATGTTAGTTGTGCTTGGATTTAACTTAATCGGAGACGGATTACGAGATGCGCTGGATCCGAAAATGAAGAACTGA
- a CDS encoding chemotaxis protein, with product MTQKIAIAIIHGAGTPKENFADEMIKHITDVFAKNLSINNAEQELVFEPVFWSSIFESEQTELWKRLQENSDLNYSRLRQFVIEFLADAIAYQPTALGNQNYDKVHALVATSINKLKEKAGANAPLCIISHSLGSIIASNYFYDLQFKPENMGCETVKCTSNTPIEQCETLTLFYTMGSPMALWSLRYIDFGSPITVPSPLISKFYPNMPGEWLNFYDKDDVLAFPLKEVNEAYQHAVTEDVAVNAGGVLTSWNPLSHLYYDREADVIEPIVDGLVRTWKAINLDKRHNEIKNEAMITSNNKS from the coding sequence ATGACACAAAAAATTGCTATTGCAATTATTCATGGTGCAGGTACTCCTAAAGAAAATTTTGCGGATGAAATGATTAAACATATCACTGACGTCTTTGCAAAAAACCTTTCCATTAACAATGCGGAACAGGAATTAGTGTTTGAGCCGGTATTCTGGTCATCCATTTTCGAATCAGAGCAAACGGAATTGTGGAAAAGATTACAGGAAAACAGCGACTTAAATTATTCAAGATTGAGACAGTTTGTGATTGAGTTTTTAGCAGATGCAATAGCCTATCAACCAACAGCATTAGGAAATCAGAATTACGATAAAGTTCATGCGCTTGTTGCGACATCTATTAATAAACTTAAAGAAAAGGCAGGAGCAAATGCGCCCCTATGTATTATCAGTCATAGTTTGGGTTCGATTATAGCAAGCAATTACTTTTATGATTTACAATTTAAACCGGAAAATATGGGGTGCGAAACAGTAAAGTGCACAAGCAACACTCCAATCGAGCAGTGTGAAACGCTAACACTCTTCTATACAATGGGGAGTCCTATGGCTTTATGGTCTTTGCGCTATATTGACTTTGGTTCTCCAATTACGGTTCCGTCCCCATTGATATCGAAATTTTATCCAAATATGCCTGGTGAGTGGTTGAACTTTTATGATAAAGATGATGTATTAGCTTTTCCATTAAAAGAAGTAAATGAAGCATACCAACACGCGGTAACGGAAGATGTTGCAGTGAATGCTGGAGGCGTGTTAACAAGCTGGAATCCATTGTCACATCTATATTATGATCGCGAAGCTGACGTAATTGAGCCAATCGTTGATGGTTTAGTGAGAACGTGGAAAGCGATTAATTTGGATAAAAGGCATAATGAAATTAAAAATGAAGCAATGATAACAAGCAATAACAAATCGTAA
- a CDS encoding ABC transporter substrate-binding protein, producing MKLKNRVLLFLLLVFLLVIAACSGDGGANTDTSDGEGDAGNEAANDGGDPAADAEAAGDQVLVFARGGDSESLDPGSTTDGESSRVTQQVLEGLLEFDKDSFELTPGLAHDWEVSDDGLIYTFYLEEGVTFHDGSEFNAEAVKINFERWANPEHEYAFADEGYVYSMYGTMFGGFAGDEGHVIEEINVINDHEIEFILNQPLGFFLQNLGMSYFAITSPAALEEHGAAINENPVGTGPFKFVNWSKDDSIVLDKFEDYRIDGLPKLDRVIFEVIPDNAARLIALRSGEIDIMDGLNPDDAASVEADEGLELLTRSENNFGYVGFNTQKEPFDQVEVRQAINYAIDKQAIADALYAGYATTAKNPLPPGYLGYNDEVEAYAYDPDKAKELLAEAGFEDGLDIELWTMPVARPYMPDPETVSQIVQNNLADVGIKANIVREEWAPYLEKTLQGEHELFILGWSGTNGDPDYFLSSLLHGSNVGSSNRNFYQNDEVDELLDRAKRAIDQDERADLYAQAQALISEDSPMVTLVHSTPVMATTKNVVNYVPHPSTSESLKEVELSN from the coding sequence ATGAAGTTGAAAAACAGAGTTCTTTTGTTTCTGCTGCTGGTATTTCTATTGGTCATTGCAGCATGCAGTGGTGATGGCGGTGCAAATACCGATACATCAGATGGTGAAGGTGATGCGGGAAATGAAGCAGCAAATGATGGTGGGGATCCAGCGGCTGACGCAGAAGCAGCAGGAGATCAGGTATTAGTTTTTGCTCGAGGTGGAGATTCGGAAAGCCTTGATCCAGGCAGCACCACGGATGGTGAATCTTCTCGTGTGACACAGCAAGTGTTAGAAGGGTTATTAGAGTTTGATAAAGATTCCTTTGAGCTTACGCCAGGCTTAGCACATGATTGGGAAGTTTCTGATGATGGACTGATCTACACATTTTATCTGGAAGAAGGGGTTACTTTCCACGATGGTTCGGAATTTAATGCTGAAGCTGTAAAAATAAACTTTGAGCGCTGGGCTAATCCGGAACATGAATATGCTTTTGCAGATGAAGGCTATGTCTATTCCATGTATGGAACGATGTTTGGCGGATTTGCTGGTGATGAAGGTCATGTAATTGAAGAGATAAATGTTATAAATGATCACGAAATTGAATTTATTTTAAATCAGCCATTAGGATTTTTCTTACAGAATCTTGGGATGAGCTATTTTGCAATTACTTCTCCTGCAGCTTTGGAGGAACATGGTGCAGCAATTAATGAAAATCCGGTAGGAACAGGTCCGTTTAAGTTTGTGAACTGGAGCAAGGATGATTCTATCGTTCTGGATAAATTTGAAGATTATCGAATTGATGGATTACCAAAGCTTGATCGTGTTATTTTCGAAGTTATTCCAGATAATGCAGCCCGATTAATTGCATTGCGGTCTGGTGAGATAGACATTATGGATGGGTTAAATCCAGATGATGCTGCTAGTGTAGAGGCTGATGAGGGATTAGAACTGCTGACACGCTCTGAAAATAACTTTGGATATGTAGGATTCAACACACAAAAGGAACCTTTTGATCAAGTGGAGGTGCGTCAGGCAATCAATTATGCAATTGATAAGCAGGCAATTGCTGATGCTTTATATGCAGGCTATGCAACAACTGCGAAGAATCCTTTGCCACCAGGATATCTAGGGTATAACGATGAGGTTGAAGCATATGCGTATGATCCAGATAAGGCGAAAGAGTTATTAGCAGAAGCAGGTTTTGAAGATGGATTGGATATTGAACTTTGGACGATGCCGGTAGCAAGACCATATATGCCAGATCCAGAAACGGTATCACAAATAGTGCAAAATAATTTAGCCGATGTTGGCATCAAGGCAAACATTGTGCGTGAAGAATGGGCGCCCTATTTAGAGAAGACTTTGCAGGGAGAACATGAGTTGTTTATCCTTGGATGGTCTGGTACAAACGGTGACCCGGATTACTTCTTAAGTAGTCTATTGCACGGTTCCAATGTTGGAAGCAGTAATCGAAACTTCTATCAGAATGATGAAGTAGATGAGTTGCTGGATCGTGCAAAACGTGCTATCGATCAGGATGAGCGTGCAGACCTATATGCACAGGCGCAAGCATTGATTTCAGAAGATTCGCCAATGGTAACATTAGTTCACTCCACACCTGTAATGGCAACAACAAAAAATGTAGTAAATTATGTGCCGCATCCATCGACAAGTGAATCGCTGAAAGAAGTTGAATTAAGTAACTAA
- a CDS encoding fumarylacetoacetate hydrolase family protein, giving the protein MKLISYKRKDSDNGWRIGSLDGNTVIDLQEAYRNLLIARGEKENVAMESIFPSDPNQFYSIGNGIIKQAKDAFDFALSHKNGKTVLQRDEVILGPPVPNPSKIICVGRNYAEHVAEMKGDLPVNPVLFAKFTNALIGPEDAIEKSDATEKLDYEVELTIVIGKEASKVSQADALDYIAGYTIGNDTSARDLQKRTPQWLQGKSLDRTTPIGPWVVPAEEISDPSNLTIKSYVNGEERQSSNTSNLIFTIPFLIEFISNLVTLKPGDIIMTGTPDGVGFAMEPPQFLNDGDVVTLEIEKIGRMENKVVAVD; this is encoded by the coding sequence ATGAAATTAATTAGTTATAAACGTAAAGACTCAGATAATGGATGGAGAATTGGCAGCTTAGATGGAAATACTGTAATCGACTTGCAAGAAGCATATCGTAATCTACTTATTGCTAGAGGTGAAAAAGAAAACGTAGCAATGGAGTCTATTTTTCCATCGGACCCCAATCAATTTTACTCAATTGGCAACGGAATCATAAAACAAGCGAAGGACGCTTTTGATTTCGCATTGTCACATAAAAATGGCAAAACAGTACTTCAACGAGATGAAGTTATTCTAGGCCCTCCCGTACCTAATCCATCCAAGATTATCTGTGTAGGCAGAAACTATGCAGAGCATGTTGCTGAAATGAAAGGCGATTTACCAGTGAATCCAGTACTATTTGCGAAGTTTACAAATGCGTTAATTGGGCCCGAAGATGCGATTGAGAAATCAGACGCAACCGAAAAGCTTGATTATGAGGTAGAGCTTACGATTGTTATCGGAAAAGAAGCTTCTAAAGTAAGTCAGGCGGATGCACTGGATTATATTGCTGGCTATACAATTGGAAACGATACCAGTGCTCGAGATTTGCAGAAAAGAACTCCACAATGGCTGCAAGGGAAATCACTGGATCGCACGACTCCAATCGGACCTTGGGTAGTTCCAGCAGAAGAAATCAGCGATCCGTCAAACTTAACGATTAAGTCCTATGTAAACGGTGAAGAGAGACAGTCTTCAAATACAAGCAACCTGATTTTTACCATTCCGTTTCTTATTGAATTTATTTCCAATTTAGTTACATTAAAACCAGGCGATATCATCATGACTGGCACACCTGATGGAGTTGGCTTTGCGATGGAACCCCCACAATTTTTAAACGATGGGGATGTAGTTACGCTGGAAATCGAAAAAATTGGTCGAATGGAAAATAAAGTTGTTGCGGTAGATTGA